The following proteins are encoded in a genomic region of Candidatus Paracaedibacteraceae bacterium:
- a CDS encoding nitronate monooxygenase translates to MKTLNNLWQRGCDFLGTEHAILGGAMSWVSERNLVSAISNAGGFGVIACGAMPVHLLDAEIKATQAMTSKPFGVNLITMHPDLMELIDVCINNQVSHVVLAGGLPPADAIAKIKEAGLKLMCFAPTLTLAKKLVRLGCDAIVIEGSEAGGHIGPVSTSVLAQEILPHITDVPVFVAGGIGRGEAIANYLLMGASGVQLGTRFVCATECQAHPAFKKAFIRASARDAVASVQLDSRLPVIPVRALENDASKKFAEFQREMINKLDAGEVDLKEAQLHVEHFWGGALRRAVIDGDIESGSVMAGQSVGLVKDEQPTQIIMDDLINQASEFLARQ, encoded by the coding sequence ATGAAAACATTAAACAATCTGTGGCAGCGCGGCTGTGATTTTTTAGGAACTGAACACGCAATCCTTGGTGGTGCCATGAGCTGGGTGTCAGAACGTAATCTTGTTTCTGCTATTTCGAACGCTGGTGGATTTGGTGTGATTGCCTGTGGTGCGATGCCTGTCCATTTGTTAGATGCTGAAATTAAGGCAACACAAGCAATGACAAGTAAGCCATTTGGCGTGAATTTGATCACAATGCACCCTGATTTGATGGAGTTGATTGATGTTTGTATCAACAATCAAGTGAGTCATGTGGTTTTAGCGGGGGGACTTCCTCCTGCTGATGCTATTGCAAAAATCAAAGAGGCCGGTCTTAAGCTCATGTGTTTTGCTCCAACATTGACTCTGGCTAAAAAGCTTGTGCGTTTGGGATGTGATGCGATCGTCATTGAAGGTTCAGAAGCCGGTGGACATATTGGTCCTGTATCAACAAGCGTTTTAGCTCAAGAAATCTTGCCCCATATAACCGACGTTCCCGTTTTTGTTGCAGGCGGTATTGGCCGGGGTGAAGCCATCGCCAATTATCTTTTGATGGGGGCATCTGGTGTTCAGTTGGGAACGCGCTTTGTGTGTGCAACGGAGTGTCAAGCCCATCCTGCCTTTAAAAAAGCTTTTATACGTGCAAGTGCTCGCGATGCCGTAGCATCAGTCCAATTAGATTCGCGATTGCCTGTTATTCCTGTGCGGGCTTTGGAAAATGATGCTTCTAAAAAATTTGCGGAATTCCAGCGAGAAATGATTAATAAATTAGATGCTGGCGAAGTTGACTTGAAAGAAGCACAACTTCATGTTGAACATTTTTGGGGTGGAGCTTTGCGCCGTGCTGTTATCGATGGGGATATTGAAAGTGGCTCTGTTATGGCGGGGCAAAGCGTTGGACTTGTCAAAGATGAACAGCCGACACAAATTATTATGGATGATCTAATTAATCAAGCGTCAGAATTTCTGGCGCGTCAATAG
- a CDS encoding aspartate kinase has translation MRIVMKFGGTSVADIARLEQVALKVRRQVELGDNVIVVVSAMAGVTNQLVGYAKSLGGYESLAEYDAVVATGEQITTGLLALALQQIGLKSRSCMGWQVPIRTNSQHGTAIIEDIDSQIFEDCWAEGVVPVVAGFQGITDDNRITTLGRGGSDTTAVALAAAVDADRCDIYTDVDGVYTADPRVVPMARKLDAISYEEMLELAAQGAKVLHPRSVATALVSRTPVQVLSSFSDQPGTMVIPQEAIAETGISGIAHSMGWLKISFSVLDKDCQELRTTREFLKEADIQHEVMVTSLPSCHVIEMLIPAGQLTQTRLILEEQGIQPNKLTVDPDLAKVSVVGRGMLEEGGYSQTLPEMLKTMKLSSFLVKITASRISVAVPESQAIQLVHYLHTYFNLDRIDENIKQSVAARL, from the coding sequence GTGCGTATAGTCATGAAATTTGGGGGGACATCAGTTGCAGACATTGCTCGGTTAGAGCAAGTCGCCCTTAAGGTGCGTCGACAGGTTGAGCTTGGTGACAATGTTATCGTTGTTGTTTCTGCTATGGCAGGGGTTACCAATCAGTTGGTTGGCTATGCTAAGTCTTTAGGTGGTTATGAATCTTTGGCTGAATATGATGCTGTTGTTGCAACGGGGGAGCAAATTACGACAGGGCTATTGGCTTTGGCGTTGCAACAAATAGGGTTGAAATCTCGATCTTGTATGGGGTGGCAGGTTCCTATTCGAACAAATAGCCAACATGGTACTGCAATTATCGAAGATATTGACTCTCAGATTTTTGAAGATTGTTGGGCTGAAGGTGTTGTTCCGGTTGTTGCAGGCTTTCAAGGAATTACAGACGATAATCGCATTACAACATTAGGACGCGGCGGTTCGGATACAACTGCTGTTGCCTTGGCCGCAGCTGTGGATGCTGACCGCTGTGATATTTACACGGATGTGGATGGGGTTTATACTGCAGACCCACGGGTTGTACCAATGGCGCGTAAATTAGATGCAATTTCTTATGAGGAAATGCTTGAATTAGCGGCACAAGGCGCGAAAGTCCTTCACCCACGCTCGGTTGCGACGGCATTGGTTTCAAGAACCCCTGTTCAGGTTTTATCCAGTTTTTCTGACCAACCGGGAACAATGGTAATCCCTCAGGAAGCTATAGCAGAAACTGGTATTAGTGGGATAGCCCATTCTATGGGGTGGTTAAAGATTTCTTTTTCTGTTCTTGATAAAGATTGTCAAGAATTGCGTACAACTCGCGAATTCCTTAAGGAAGCTGATATTCAACATGAAGTGATGGTAACATCATTGCCCTCGTGTCATGTGATTGAAATGTTGATTCCGGCAGGACAACTAACCCAGACGAGGTTGATCTTGGAAGAGCAGGGGATTCAACCGAATAAATTAACTGTTGATCCTGATCTTGCTAAGGTTTCTGTGGTTGGGCGAGGAATGTTAGAAGAAGGCGGATATAGCCAAACTCTTCCTGAAATGCTTAAGACGATGAAGCTATCGTCGTTCTTAGTGAAAATTACAGCTTCCAGAATTAGTGTTGCTGTGCCAGAATCACAAGCAATACAACTTGTGCACTATTTACACACTTATTTTAATTTGGATCGAATCGATGAAAACATTAAACAATCTGTGGCAGCGCGGCTGTGA
- the ubiG gene encoding bifunctional 2-polyprenyl-6-hydroxyphenol methylase/3-demethylubiquinol 3-O-methyltransferase UbiG encodes MSSATINTLDTEEIARFSKISSTWWDETGPFKPLHHMNPTRLQYVTQQIAQCYFQNTDISHNFQGLSIVDIGCGGGLMAEPLTRLGAQVTGIDGSEKTIDVATSHAKLMELDIDYRCTTAEVLAETGVQYDVVLALEIVEHVADVPGFIKTCQSLAKPGGLVIFSTLNRTAKSYAVAILGAEYIMRWLPIGTHEWKKFLTPGELGSHMRNADLQLTDISGMAFNPLSWSWSLSKDLNVNYFISSKKQHID; translated from the coding sequence ATGTCATCCGCAACAATTAACACACTCGACACTGAAGAAATTGCGCGCTTTTCAAAAATTTCGTCCACATGGTGGGATGAAACTGGCCCATTCAAGCCCCTTCATCACATGAATCCGACCCGTTTGCAATACGTTACGCAGCAAATTGCTCAGTGCTACTTTCAAAATACGGATATTTCCCATAACTTTCAAGGACTATCCATCGTTGACATTGGTTGTGGCGGCGGATTAATGGCTGAACCGCTAACCCGCCTTGGCGCACAAGTTACAGGAATCGATGGCAGTGAAAAAACAATAGATGTTGCAACCTCTCACGCAAAGTTAATGGAACTTGATATTGATTATCGCTGTACCACGGCCGAAGTTTTGGCCGAAACCGGCGTTCAGTATGATGTTGTCCTAGCCCTCGAGATTGTCGAACATGTAGCAGATGTTCCTGGGTTTATTAAAACGTGCCAAAGCTTAGCAAAACCCGGCGGCCTTGTGATTTTCTCAACATTGAACCGCACAGCAAAATCTTATGCGGTCGCAATTCTTGGTGCTGAATATATTATGAGATGGTTACCCATCGGAACCCATGAGTGGAAGAAATTCCTAACCCCTGGGGAGTTGGGCAGCCACATGCGCAATGCAGACCTTCAGTTAACAGACATCTCCGGCATGGCGTTTAATCCCTTGAGTTGGTCGTGGAGCCTGTCAAAAGACCTAAATGTTAATTATTTCATCAGCAGTAAGAAACAACATATAGATTAA
- a CDS encoding DUF1476 domain-containing protein, with translation MSGYLDSTNDKGNSRQYAECDRHSFQRIAMRDKIVGMWAASLFGYKGDDAVRYATEVVFSDLEEPGDNDIIRKLMIDFDYHGIPVTRQEIETQLLNAEAAVDKKSS, from the coding sequence ATGAGTGGGTATTTAGACAGTACAAACGATAAGGGTAATAGCCGTCAATACGCAGAATGTGATCGTCATTCCTTTCAGCGGATAGCCATGCGCGACAAAATCGTGGGGATGTGGGCAGCTAGTCTTTTTGGGTATAAGGGTGATGATGCGGTGCGTTATGCGACCGAGGTTGTTTTTTCAGATCTAGAGGAACCTGGTGACAATGATATCATTCGCAAACTCATGATTGACTTTGACTACCACGGCATCCCTGTTACACGCCAAGAGATTGAAACGCAATTATTGAATGCCGAGGCAGCTGTTGATAAGAAATCGAGTTAG
- the ddpX gene encoding D-alanyl-D-alanine dipeptidase, which produces MSLVEITEVTHNIILDMRYATENNFTRQTIYDCSRCFLRPEALTLLEKAIVLADAQGYRFKVLDAHRPQYAQERLWDVCPNPDYIANPASGSHHTRGVAVDLTLIDKDGQELDMGTPFDSFDLSSHHGSQQISPEASRNRYMLLGIMMSAGWDFYVNEWWHYQLFKPREFDLIKSR; this is translated from the coding sequence ATGTCGCTCGTTGAAATCACTGAAGTTACTCATAATATAATCCTAGATATGCGTTATGCAACAGAGAATAATTTTACGAGGCAAACAATTTATGATTGTTCGCGGTGTTTTTTGCGGCCGGAAGCATTAACGTTGCTTGAAAAAGCAATTGTTTTGGCTGATGCGCAGGGATATCGCTTTAAGGTTTTAGATGCGCATCGTCCTCAGTATGCGCAGGAACGGTTGTGGGATGTTTGTCCGAACCCTGATTATATTGCTAACCCTGCGAGTGGTTCGCACCATACGCGGGGGGTTGCTGTGGACTTGACTTTGATAGATAAAGACGGTCAAGAGTTAGATATGGGGACACCTTTTGATAGTTTTGATCTATCTTCCCATCATGGAAGCCAGCAGATCTCTCCGGAAGCATCCCGAAATCGTTATATGTTGTTGGGAATTATGATGAGTGCTGGCTGGGATTTTTATGTGAATGAGTGGTGGCATTATCAACTGTTTAAGCCACGGGAGTTTGACCTAATTAAGAGTCGGTAA
- the tsaB gene encoding tRNA (adenosine(37)-N6)-threonylcarbamoyltransferase complex dimerization subunit type 1 TsaB, producing MSNFSDFNERHFLLLLFKMTKDTIILSFDTTGRQDSIALKYSNTVDVRLLPQGGSGLQSAILVPELQKLLQDHDLNFTDVTTLCTLTGPGSFTGIRIGLATAQGLKLAKPITIFAPTTLEVLHNLTGYTSVIDSLRGDFFVRHQGENQILSLEDLKDLIGKNPIASTQSIDQLDTVVVTPPMAELLIQFYERCPDKNAFPNLEPFYIRTPEFAKKKADL from the coding sequence ATGAGTAACTTCAGTGATTTCAACGAGCGACATTTTTTACTCCTCCTATTCAAGATGACCAAAGATACCATAATCCTTAGCTTTGATACAACCGGGCGTCAAGATTCAATTGCGTTAAAATATAGCAATACTGTTGATGTCAGACTTCTTCCTCAAGGAGGGAGCGGATTGCAATCAGCGATTCTTGTCCCTGAACTTCAAAAACTACTTCAAGACCACGATCTAAATTTTACTGACGTAACAACTTTATGCACCCTAACAGGCCCCGGTTCATTCACAGGAATACGTATTGGCCTTGCGACAGCCCAAGGTCTAAAATTAGCAAAACCAATCACGATCTTTGCCCCAACAACTTTAGAGGTTTTACATAACCTAACAGGTTATACATCAGTTATAGATTCACTGCGCGGCGATTTTTTTGTCCGTCATCAAGGGGAAAACCAAATCCTAAGCCTTGAAGACTTAAAAGACCTGATCGGCAAAAATCCAATCGCATCAACACAATCGATTGATCAACTCGACACAGTCGTTGTAACACCCCCTATGGCAGAACTTCTCATTCAATTTTACGAACGGTGTCCAGATAAAAACGCCTTTCCAAATTTAGAGCCATTTTACATTCGAACCCCCGAATTTGCTAAGAAAAAAGCAGATCTATGA
- a CDS encoding GNAT family N-acetyltransferase: MIQLSAHYSKLLHEIHSLSVDPAWSEHSFNSLLALPTVFCFANDNLSCFILYSVTDDDAEILTLATHPDYRRQGLARILLNESFIYLRHCGVKTLFLEVDVSNTPAINLYKTLDFQLYGTRKNYYKNSDGLLSDALLMRKFF, translated from the coding sequence ATGATTCAGTTATCAGCACACTACTCTAAATTATTACATGAAATACATAGCCTCAGTGTTGATCCTGCTTGGTCGGAACACTCATTCAATTCACTTTTGGCTCTTCCGACTGTTTTTTGTTTTGCCAATGATAACCTAAGTTGCTTTATCCTATACTCCGTTACAGATGATGATGCTGAGATATTAACATTGGCAACCCATCCCGATTATCGACGCCAAGGTCTAGCAAGGATCTTACTCAATGAATCATTCATCTATCTGCGTCATTGCGGTGTAAAAACGCTTTTTCTTGAGGTTGATGTATCCAATACCCCCGCTATAAATCTATACAAAACCCTTGATTTTCAACTTTATGGAACCCGAAAAAACTACTATAAAAATTCTGATGGACTATTATCCGATGCCCTATTAATGCGAAAATTTTTTTAA
- a CDS encoding MucR family transcriptional regulator, translating to MSLDLVYDQTIEKSDILEFTTAIVSAHLSSRETDPTEIPNLIRTIHQTLVDLSDTLKPLQSRPTTPAVPIDQSVQPDYIVCLEDGRHLRMLKRHLNTAYGMSVEEYKARWGLPADYPSVAPNYSKRRSSIAKSNGLGNTPKKKAQKAIAA from the coding sequence ATGTCACTCGATTTAGTTTATGATCAAACAATAGAAAAATCAGATATTCTAGAGTTTACTACCGCTATCGTTTCTGCACATTTATCCAGTCGAGAGACAGACCCAACTGAAATTCCCAATCTTATTCGAACAATTCATCAAACATTGGTTGATTTGTCCGATACGCTAAAGCCATTACAAAGCAGACCCACCACTCCTGCAGTTCCAATCGATCAATCTGTTCAACCGGATTATATTGTTTGTCTCGAAGATGGTCGCCACTTACGCATGCTAAAACGCCACTTAAATACGGCCTATGGGATGAGCGTCGAAGAATATAAGGCTCGTTGGGGACTTCCGGCTGACTATCCAAGTGTTGCGCCAAACTATTCCAAACGTCGCAGTTCTATCGCAAAAAGTAACGGCCTTGGTAATACCCCCAAAAAGAAAGCACAAAAAGCAATCGCTGCTTAA
- a CDS encoding serpin family protein, with protein MKNFIYGFLTAVVLSPSTANDKHTPISSFTQGLYNPPLKTQTTSSSVSTFGINYTLECLAAILSPEQGKFLNEIRTYTQFNGSPQELGELANELAQHMTVGVYAYTQTGLPYNQNALKTLKDVGATNIEIDFTQPERASKTINDRIATDTQNRIQNLVTSADIKPGTALGLLNTLFVKTPWKETFTADKIDFISGKTITEVKSLTGTVQTKVMETDEFTLFAIDTEKNTFSLLIKLPKNHHQQTSITADDIQRLAHDGKFNRATLNVPYVSMESTIDLKDQLQSSLPTLLGDNFFKTTLINQDLKIGTFKQKVVIKWDHNGFEGAAATFMAMVMRAMPMTPPITITVNKPFSFVFVYNDKKTKNLVPLFSGEIKDAKPLVQTS; from the coding sequence ATGAAAAACTTCATATACGGATTTCTCACAGCTGTAGTATTATCCCCATCAACAGCAAATGACAAACACACACCGATATCAAGTTTTACACAAGGACTCTATAATCCCCCCTTAAAAACACAAACCACATCCTCGTCAGTTAGCACTTTTGGCATTAACTATACACTTGAATGTCTTGCTGCTATTCTCTCTCCAGAACAAGGCAAATTTCTCAACGAAATTCGGACGTACACTCAATTTAACGGTTCCCCTCAAGAACTGGGTGAACTCGCTAATGAACTGGCTCAGCATATGACAGTTGGAGTTTATGCCTATACTCAGACAGGACTCCCCTATAATCAAAATGCCTTAAAAACACTAAAAGATGTCGGTGCAACCAATATAGAAATTGACTTTACCCAACCGGAACGCGCCTCTAAAACCATTAATGATCGTATCGCTACAGACACTCAAAACCGAATTCAAAATCTAGTAACATCTGCAGATATAAAGCCGGGAACTGCGCTGGGATTACTCAATACTCTTTTCGTAAAAACCCCATGGAAAGAAACGTTTACTGCGGATAAAATTGATTTTATTTCAGGCAAAACAATAACTGAGGTTAAATCCCTTACCGGGACAGTCCAAACCAAAGTAATGGAAACAGACGAATTCACTCTTTTTGCTATTGATACAGAAAAAAATACATTCTCACTTTTAATCAAACTCCCTAAAAACCACCATCAACAAACGTCAATAACAGCTGACGATATCCAACGCTTGGCTCATGATGGAAAATTCAATCGTGCAACCCTCAACGTCCCCTATGTTTCAATGGAATCAACCATTGACCTAAAAGATCAACTTCAATCGTCTCTCCCTACCCTTTTAGGTGACAATTTCTTTAAGACAACCCTCATCAATCAAGATTTGAAAATAGGCACATTTAAACAAAAAGTGGTTATAAAATGGGATCACAATGGATTCGAAGGAGCAGCAGCAACCTTCATGGCTATGGTTATGCGCGCTATGCCCATGACACCCCCCATTACAATCACCGTCAACAAACCATTTTCCTTTGTCTTTGTCTATAACGACAAAAAAACAAAGAACCTCGTGCCCTTATTTTCCGGAGAGATCAAAGACGCAAAACCCTTGGTACAAACCTCATAA
- the groES gene encoding co-chaperone GroES, translating into MKFRPLHDRVLVKRIESEEKTKSGIIIPDTAKEKPQEGEVMATGSGMRKEDGSLIALDVKVGDRVLFGKWSGTEIKIDGDEFLVMKESDIMGIMN; encoded by the coding sequence ATGAAATTCAGACCGCTACATGATCGCGTTCTTGTAAAACGCATTGAATCCGAAGAAAAAACAAAGTCCGGAATCATTATCCCTGATACAGCCAAAGAAAAACCGCAAGAAGGTGAAGTAATGGCTACTGGATCAGGTATGCGCAAAGAAGATGGGTCCTTGATCGCCCTTGACGTTAAAGTCGGAGATCGTGTCCTATTTGGCAAGTGGTCCGGTACTGAAATTAAAATTGATGGTGACGAATTTTTGGTTATGAAAGAATCCGACATCATGGGAATCATGAACTAA
- the groL gene encoding chaperonin GroEL (60 kDa chaperone family; promotes refolding of misfolded polypeptides especially under stressful conditions; forms two stacked rings of heptamers to form a barrel-shaped 14mer; ends can be capped by GroES; misfolded proteins enter the barrel where they are refolded when GroES binds), translating into MAAKDVRFGAEARERMLRGVDILADAVKVTLGPKGRNVVIEKSFGAPRITKDGVSVAKEVELSDKFENMGAQMLREIASKTSDLAGDGTTTATVLGQAIVREGIKAVAAGMNPMDLRRGIELAVDTIVTDLKSRAKKVSTSDEIAQVGTISANGEVEIGEMLAKAVEKVGKEGVITIEEAKSLHTELDVVEGMQFDRGYISPYFVTNSEKMIADLENPFILIHEKKVSTLQPMLPILEAVVQSGRPLLIIAEDVEGEALATLVVNKLRGGLKVAAVKAPGFGDRRKAMLEDIAILTGGTVVSEDVGIKLENVTMDMLGTANKVAITKDDTTIVNGAGDKNQIDARCNQIRAQIEESSSDYDKEKLQERLAKLAGGVAVIRVGGATELEVKERKDRVEDAMHATRAAVEEGIVPGGGVALLYSLRKLEGLKTANNDQEVGIKIVRQALSAPCRQIAFNAGQDGSVIVGKITDANDVNFGYDAQQDRFGNMFEFGVIDPVKVVRTALQDAASVASLLITTEAMIAEKPEPKAPAAGGGMSGMGGMGGMGMDY; encoded by the coding sequence ATGGCTGCAAAAGATGTACGTTTTGGCGCAGAAGCCCGTGAACGCATGCTACGTGGTGTCGACATTCTAGCCGACGCTGTGAAAGTTACCCTTGGACCAAAAGGTCGCAACGTTGTTATCGAAAAATCTTTTGGTGCACCACGCATCACAAAGGACGGTGTTTCCGTTGCTAAAGAAGTCGAACTATCAGACAAGTTTGAAAATATGGGCGCCCAAATGTTGCGCGAAATCGCCTCCAAGACATCCGATTTGGCTGGTGACGGTACGACAACAGCAACCGTTTTAGGTCAAGCTATCGTTCGCGAAGGGATCAAAGCTGTTGCCGCCGGCATGAACCCAATGGATCTACGCCGTGGTATCGAATTGGCTGTTGACACAATCGTGACAGACCTCAAGTCACGCGCTAAAAAAGTTTCCACATCCGATGAAATCGCCCAAGTCGGAACCATTTCCGCTAATGGTGAAGTCGAAATCGGCGAAATGCTTGCCAAAGCTGTAGAAAAAGTTGGTAAAGAAGGTGTTATTACCATCGAAGAAGCAAAATCTCTCCACACAGAACTTGATGTTGTTGAAGGTATGCAATTCGATCGCGGTTATATCAGCCCGTACTTTGTGACAAATTCAGAGAAAATGATTGCTGACTTAGAGAACCCATTTATCTTGATCCACGAAAAGAAAGTTTCCACATTGCAACCGATGCTGCCAATCTTGGAAGCTGTTGTTCAATCCGGTCGCCCGCTCTTGATTATTGCTGAAGACGTTGAAGGTGAAGCATTGGCAACTCTCGTTGTGAACAAACTTCGTGGCGGATTGAAAGTTGCTGCAGTTAAAGCACCTGGTTTTGGTGATCGTCGTAAAGCAATGCTTGAAGATATCGCAATTCTAACAGGTGGTACCGTTGTATCCGAAGATGTTGGCATTAAACTTGAAAACGTGACCATGGACATGCTGGGAACAGCCAACAAAGTTGCCATTACAAAAGATGACACAACCATCGTAAACGGCGCTGGCGACAAGAATCAAATCGATGCACGTTGCAACCAAATCCGTGCTCAAATCGAAGAATCCTCTTCTGATTATGACAAGGAAAAATTGCAAGAACGCCTTGCTAAACTTGCTGGTGGTGTTGCTGTTATCCGTGTTGGTGGTGCAACCGAACTTGAAGTTAAAGAACGCAAAGATCGTGTTGAAGACGCCATGCATGCAACACGCGCAGCTGTCGAAGAAGGCATCGTTCCTGGTGGTGGTGTGGCCTTGCTTTATTCTCTTCGTAAACTCGAAGGTCTAAAGACAGCAAACAACGACCAAGAAGTTGGTATCAAAATCGTTCGCCAAGCTTTGTCTGCCCCGTGCCGTCAAATTGCGTTTAACGCCGGTCAAGATGGTTCCGTTATCGTCGGGAAAATCACAGACGCCAACGACGTCAACTTTGGGTATGATGCTCAACAAGACCGCTTTGGTAATATGTTTGAATTCGGTGTTATCGATCCTGTTAAGGTTGTTCGTACAGCTCTACAAGACGCAGCATCCGTTGCAAGCTTGTTGATCACAACAGAAGCGATGATTGCTGAAAAACCTGAACCAAAGGCACCTGCTGCTGGTGGCGGAATGTCAGGCATGGGTGGTATGGGCGGAATGGGCATGGATTACTAA
- a CDS encoding DMT family transporter: MNVSQCRYRAVAWIILWSSMFSLAMAMAKTLNGSVNQVSLIFSRSLVGALVAMPLFMRVGFKVHFATTRLGLHLLRILFVTGSMGCTYYAYRHLPIAYAAAIGQTGPLFTTVLAILLLRERVNLSKWMALALGYVGVMIMVRPTEGELDPSVLVALMANLSAGLAIICAKSLTRTDSSETVLFYATFGVLAVSGVSALWFWESPQPDDLWRLAVIGVAGVLSQYCYINALKRAPASFVTPFEYTRLCMSIPIGYFMFSEIPDIWTVLGSLVIIVAVVWLTLSDRDA; the protein is encoded by the coding sequence ATGAACGTTTCTCAGTGCCGATATCGAGCGGTTGCTTGGATTATTCTTTGGTCATCGATGTTTTCTCTAGCAATGGCCATGGCCAAGACCTTAAATGGTTCCGTTAATCAAGTGAGTCTCATTTTTTCTAGAAGTCTGGTTGGTGCCTTGGTTGCCATGCCTTTGTTCATGCGGGTTGGCTTTAAGGTGCATTTTGCAACAACCCGTTTAGGATTGCACTTGCTTCGCATTCTTTTTGTGACCGGATCCATGGGGTGTACGTATTATGCCTATCGGCATTTGCCAATTGCTTATGCGGCTGCGATCGGTCAAACTGGGCCTTTGTTCACAACTGTTCTTGCTATTCTTTTGTTGCGTGAACGCGTGAATCTTTCAAAGTGGATGGCATTAGCCCTAGGCTATGTCGGTGTCATGATTATGGTTCGCCCGACTGAAGGGGAACTGGATCCCTCTGTTTTAGTTGCATTGATGGCGAATTTATCGGCCGGTTTGGCGATCATTTGTGCGAAAAGTTTGACACGAACCGATAGTTCAGAGACTGTTCTGTTCTATGCCACATTCGGAGTTTTAGCGGTCAGTGGTGTTTCTGCTCTTTGGTTCTGGGAGTCGCCGCAACCGGATGATTTGTGGCGTCTGGCGGTTATTGGGGTGGCGGGTGTGTTATCCCAGTATTGCTATATCAATGCGCTCAAGCGGGCGCCAGCATCTTTTGTAACACCTTTTGAATATACACGCCTTTGTATGAGTATTCCAATTGGATACTTTATGTTTTCTGAAATTCCTGATATCTGGACAGTCCTTGGGAGTTTGGTCATTATCGTTGCGGTTGTCTGGCTGACACTGAGTGATCGTGATGCTTAA